The following proteins are co-located in the Spirosoma montaniterrae genome:
- a CDS encoding D-2-hydroxyacid dehydrogenase, with the protein MNIIYLDAFTLNPGDLDWLPLQSLGHVTLYDRSAPDQVVERLRDADAVLTNKVKLSRDMLAQLPRLRYIGVTATGYDIVDVAAAREQRIVVTNVKGYSTDSVAQLTFALLLELSHQVGRHSDSVRAGDWVASPDFSYAKSPLIELAGKTLGLVGYGDIGGKVAQIGRAFGMKVLVNRRQTSDAEPGITYVDRETLFAESDAVSLHCPATPDTIGFVNRELLARMKPSAWLINTSRGSLLNEQDVADALNAGKIAGAGLDVLSVEPPKPDNPLLTAKNCLITPHIAWASYEARLRLLHDVADNLRAFQAGKPINTVNS; encoded by the coding sequence ATGAACATTATCTACCTCGACGCTTTTACGCTCAATCCCGGCGATCTCGACTGGTTGCCCCTTCAATCGCTCGGCCATGTGACGCTCTACGACCGCTCGGCCCCCGATCAGGTGGTAGAGCGGCTACGCGATGCCGACGCCGTGCTGACCAATAAAGTGAAACTCAGCCGCGACATGCTGGCCCAACTGCCACGTTTGCGCTACATCGGCGTAACGGCTACCGGCTACGACATTGTGGACGTGGCAGCCGCTCGCGAACAGCGTATCGTGGTCACGAACGTAAAGGGGTACAGCACCGATTCTGTAGCTCAACTGACTTTTGCGCTGTTGCTTGAACTGAGCCATCAGGTAGGGCGGCATAGCGACAGCGTTCGGGCAGGCGACTGGGTGGCCTCGCCCGATTTTAGCTACGCCAAAAGCCCATTGATCGAACTGGCGGGTAAAACGCTGGGATTAGTTGGCTACGGCGATATAGGTGGTAAGGTAGCACAGATTGGCCGCGCTTTTGGTATGAAGGTTCTGGTGAATCGGCGACAGACCAGCGATGCCGAACCGGGTATCACGTATGTTGACCGCGAAACGCTGTTTGCCGAAAGCGACGCCGTATCGCTGCACTGCCCGGCCACGCCCGACACCATCGGGTTCGTGAACCGCGAGTTGCTCGCCCGCATGAAACCATCAGCCTGGCTTATCAACACCAGCCGGGGGAGTTTACTCAATGAGCAGGACGTTGCCGATGCACTCAATGCCGGGAAAATTGCCGGGGCGGGTCTCGACGTGTTGTCAGTTGAACCGCCTAAACCAGATAACCCCCTGCTGACGGCCAAAAACTGTCTGATAACGCCCCACATCGCCTGGGCCAGCTATGAAGCCCGTCTTCGGCTTCTTCACGACGTGGCCGACAACCTGCGGGCTTTCCAGGCCGGGAAACCAATCAACACAGTGAACAGTTAG
- a CDS encoding helix-turn-helix domain-containing protein: MSFNFTDILLCFTIFQLLFVSLFLFSLDRGKRVSNGLLGGFFLSFGLNLLDALLLLKGVYFAYPAWGLWGTNMALLFGPLLYLHTQSVIYRDFRLKFYHIAHALPFFLLTGFMLFGFHSLSAGQQQQMLRTIIAEQLPRTFYLGTAFIFCHFITYLTVSLRLIRRYRHTLVNQFSAVQNKNLNWLASTILFFLMFVGLSSLRSVIVQTPLARHQWLILAGLLLALLWFINRFLLKALRSPDLFAGLTTDQLAESDRPASLPATDHAPLLEQLATYMQVQQPYLEPELTLDDLARQLNVRPKALSTALNEGLGQHFFDYINRYRVDAAKHLLTNSPDPKLTVLEVMYQVGFNSKSSFNTLFRKYTGQTPSAFRKSIISRSTL, encoded by the coding sequence ATGTCATTCAATTTTACCGATATACTGCTGTGTTTCACCATTTTCCAACTGCTGTTCGTAAGTCTGTTTCTGTTCTCGCTCGACCGGGGCAAACGAGTCAGCAACGGCCTGTTGGGCGGCTTTTTTCTAAGCTTTGGCCTGAATTTGCTCGACGCGCTGCTGTTGCTGAAAGGGGTATATTTCGCTTACCCGGCCTGGGGCCTGTGGGGTACAAACATGGCACTGTTGTTTGGACCATTGCTATACCTCCACACGCAGTCGGTTATATACCGCGATTTTCGGTTAAAATTTTATCATATCGCACATGCACTGCCTTTTTTTCTGCTTACAGGATTCATGCTTTTTGGTTTTCACAGCCTGTCAGCCGGGCAACAGCAACAAATGCTGCGGACGATTATTGCCGAACAGTTGCCCAGAACGTTTTACCTCGGTACGGCTTTCATTTTTTGCCACTTCATTACATATCTGACGGTATCGCTGCGGCTTATCCGGCGGTATCGGCATACGCTGGTCAATCAGTTTTCGGCGGTTCAGAATAAGAATTTAAACTGGCTGGCATCGACCATTCTGTTTTTCCTAATGTTCGTCGGGTTGAGTTCGCTGCGATCTGTTATCGTACAAACTCCGCTGGCCCGCCATCAATGGCTGATTCTTGCCGGGTTGTTGCTGGCCCTGCTGTGGTTTATCAATCGCTTTCTGCTCAAAGCATTACGGTCGCCCGATCTGTTCGCCGGCCTGACTACCGACCAACTGGCTGAGTCGGACCGCCCGGCCTCGCTCCCCGCAACCGATCATGCCCCCCTCCTCGAGCAATTGGCCACCTACATGCAGGTGCAACAACCGTATCTCGAACCCGAATTAACGCTCGACGACCTGGCCCGACAACTCAACGTGCGGCCAAAAGCACTGTCGACGGCCTTGAATGAAGGACTCGGGCAGCACTTTTTCGACTATATCAACCGCTACCGGGTCGATGCGGCCAAACACCTGCTGACCAATTCGCCCGACCCGAAGCTGACCGTGCTGGAGGTTATGTATCAGGTAGGTTTCAATTCAAAATCTTCGTTCAATACGCTCTTCCGAAAATATACCGGCCAAACGCCCAGCGCGTTCAGGAAATCAATAATCAGCCGTTCGACTTTATGA
- a CDS encoding nitrilase-related carbon-nitrogen hydrolase, producing the protein MQRSLIHRLTQPTTTISVLLLVLGAIGILLSSPKWLVPVAPWLSPAFFLCYVQYTTLRRKWLWLFVAIVPASAVATLDVMPFPWFVLVFVVLLDGLKNIVLYGIHRWLTRNQQQFIWTLVFPSLWTVREFVETQGDIGTFASVANTQYSFSWLIQLASVTGIWGITFLLYWFAAVLVWAIGKYAARQPFARGLLVYGSTLAVVLSFGIYRYYSNETASAKTLTVGGVTVPNLHVLERLYTDATGKSVQIDPKASPASAVLQEANRGLIAFIEDPAPARFQLGYQAIQQQQDSLFSLSERAVARGANLVLWSEGSALLPKSGEPALIQRGQAFARRYRVYLLMAMGTILPGKLTSDRLFLENKTVLVDPGGRVINTFYKNHPVPMVERSLPGDGRVPAIQTPYGTIAPSICYDAEHIGTMRQLGWKNIGLLLLPSGDWYGIAPYHSYMAVFRAVENGCSLARQVSGGLSIFTDYRGNVLASNDFFSGNDRLTVVNMPVANVPTLYTRFGDWLAWLCVSLLVVFTGKALFDRINRDRTMHRHRTDKSLTDDELRTVSVPKQNL; encoded by the coding sequence ATGCAACGCTCACTGATTCATCGTCTTACCCAACCAACCACAACCATTTCGGTTCTGCTCCTTGTGCTGGGAGCTATTGGCATTTTACTTTCATCGCCCAAGTGGCTCGTTCCTGTTGCGCCCTGGCTTAGCCCGGCCTTCTTTCTGTGCTACGTACAATACACAACCCTTCGCCGGAAATGGCTGTGGCTCTTCGTCGCTATCGTACCAGCCTCGGCAGTGGCAACGCTCGACGTGATGCCGTTTCCGTGGTTCGTGCTGGTGTTCGTCGTGCTGCTCGACGGGTTGAAGAACATAGTTTTATATGGTATACATCGATGGCTTACCCGCAACCAGCAGCAGTTTATCTGGACACTGGTTTTTCCCTCACTCTGGACGGTTCGGGAGTTCGTAGAAACGCAGGGCGATATTGGCACGTTTGCGTCTGTTGCCAACACGCAGTACTCGTTTAGCTGGCTGATTCAGTTGGCATCGGTCACGGGCATCTGGGGTATAACCTTCCTGCTCTACTGGTTTGCTGCTGTACTGGTCTGGGCCATTGGTAAGTACGCTGCCCGACAACCCTTTGCACGTGGCTTATTAGTTTATGGTTCCACGCTTGCCGTTGTGCTGTCGTTTGGCATTTATCGCTACTACTCGAATGAAACCGCATCGGCCAAAACGCTGACGGTTGGGGGCGTTACGGTGCCAAATCTGCACGTGCTGGAACGGTTGTACACTGACGCCACCGGCAAATCCGTGCAAATCGACCCGAAAGCGTCGCCAGCGTCGGCAGTGTTGCAGGAAGCGAATCGGGGGTTAATTGCCTTTATCGAAGATCCGGCTCCGGCGCGTTTCCAGCTTGGCTATCAGGCCATTCAACAACAGCAGGACAGTTTGTTCAGCCTATCGGAACGGGCTGTGGCGCGGGGGGCTAACCTGGTGCTATGGTCGGAAGGAAGCGCGTTGCTGCCCAAATCGGGCGAACCGGCACTAATTCAGCGTGGTCAAGCCTTTGCCCGCCGTTATCGGGTGTATCTGCTGATGGCGATGGGGACTATTTTGCCCGGCAAACTTACCTCAGACCGGTTGTTTCTCGAAAACAAAACCGTGTTGGTCGATCCAGGAGGCCGGGTTATAAATACCTTTTACAAGAACCATCCTGTGCCGATGGTTGAACGCAGCCTTCCCGGCGATGGGCGCGTACCGGCTATTCAGACACCTTACGGCACCATAGCCCCGTCTATTTGTTACGATGCCGAACACATCGGCACTATGCGGCAGCTTGGCTGGAAAAACATTGGCCTGTTGCTGCTCCCATCGGGCGACTGGTACGGTATTGCGCCCTATCATAGCTACATGGCCGTGTTTCGGGCTGTAGAAAATGGCTGCTCGCTGGCCCGGCAGGTAAGTGGCGGGCTGTCGATTTTCACCGATTACCGGGGCAACGTGCTGGCATCCAATGATTTTTTTTCGGGCAACGACCGGCTAACGGTTGTTAACATGCCCGTGGCTAACGTACCAACACTCTATACCCGCTTTGGCGACTGGCTGGCGTGGCTGTGTGTATCGTTGTTGGTTGTGTTTACGGGAAAAGCTCTATTTGACCGCATTAATAGAGACAGGACAATGCATCGACACCGCACCGACAAGAGCCTGACCGACGACGAGTTACGGACTGTATCGGTGCCTAAGCAGAACCTCTGA
- a CDS encoding RNA-guided endonuclease InsQ/TnpB family protein, translating to MAQRAGKKRRVTAIHAKIRNKRKDWNHKTTTRLVREYDRIVVGNVSSSKLRKTRLAKSVSDAGWADLKQMLRYKAISLGIEYREVKENFSTVTCSDCFAKSGPSGLSGLGVRDWVCTCCGSVHDRDVNAARNILRIGHGTPIKGILPL from the coding sequence ATGGCCCAACGCGCCGGTAAGAAACGGCGGGTAACGGCCATACACGCCAAAATCAGAAACAAACGAAAGGACTGGAACCACAAAACTACTACCCGGCTGGTACGCGAGTACGACCGAATTGTAGTAGGCAATGTGAGTAGTTCCAAGCTCAGGAAAACACGCCTGGCTAAAAGCGTCTCGGACGCTGGTTGGGCCGACCTCAAACAGATGCTTAGATATAAAGCAATTTCGCTTGGCATCGAATACAGGGAGGTGAAAGAAAATTTCTCAACAGTCACTTGCTCAGACTGCTTTGCAAAGAGTGGGCCGAGTGGACTAAGTGGGTTGGGAGTAAGAGACTGGGTGTGTACGTGTTGCGGGTCTGTCCACGACAGAGACGTGAACGCGGCCAGGAACATTCTCCGTATCGGACATGGTACGCCAATTAAGGGAATCCTCCCGCTTTAG
- a CDS encoding transposase → MNLTTLSYRIKDETTGKHLQQMGYSVNFVWNFCNQSNQERWSKFRKTFSAFDLNKLTSGCAKELGLHSQSVQAVCEEYAKCCKQFKRIRLNWRSRKRSLGWIPFKASGVKVQGDSITYGGRKFRFWLSRPMEGIVRFGSFAQDSKGHWFVNLVIEEADKGRIKTGKEVGVDLGLKTLATLSDGVTLDRENLTKNTNNCWQWPNAPVRNGG, encoded by the coding sequence ATGAATTTAACAACGCTCAGTTACCGAATCAAAGACGAAACGACGGGTAAGCATCTGCAACAGATGGGCTACTCGGTTAATTTCGTCTGGAATTTCTGTAACCAAAGCAACCAGGAGCGTTGGTCTAAGTTCCGTAAAACATTCTCCGCTTTCGACCTTAACAAATTAACGTCAGGTTGCGCTAAAGAACTTGGTTTGCACTCCCAAAGTGTTCAGGCGGTATGCGAAGAATACGCCAAGTGCTGTAAGCAATTTAAGCGTATCCGGCTCAACTGGCGTTCGCGTAAACGTTCTTTAGGCTGGATTCCCTTCAAGGCATCGGGCGTAAAGGTTCAGGGTGATTCTATCACTTACGGCGGTCGTAAATTCCGCTTTTGGTTGTCACGTCCAATGGAAGGCATAGTCCGGTTTGGCTCGTTCGCGCAGGATTCTAAGGGCCACTGGTTTGTGAATCTGGTCATTGAGGAAGCTGACAAAGGCCGGATCAAGACAGGCAAGGAAGTTGGCGTTGATTTAGGTCTGAAAACATTAGCTACGCTCTCCGATGGGGTAACACTCGACCGGGAGAACTTAACCAAAAATACGAACAACTGTTGGCAATGGCCCAACGCGCCGGTAAGAAACGGCGGGTAA
- the gcvP gene encoding aminomethyl-transferring glycine dehydrogenase, giving the protein MKLSLQYQESFEDRHHGQTDSAQADMLQTVGVSSINELIEQTVPEAIRLARPLDLPAPKTEMQFLADFRKLASQNKVFKSYLGTGYYDTFTPNVILRNILENPAWYTAYTPYQAEIAQGRLEALLNFQTMVSDLTGMDLANASLLDEATAAAEAMHMLYAMRPATKKSASTFFVSKHCHPQTIDLIFTRATPIGIKVLVGDHRTVDLTNGDIFGLLLQYPASNGDVFDYTDLIASAHELGITVAVAADLLALTLLTSPGEMGADVVVGSAQRFGVPMGYGGPHAAFFATRDAFKRQIPGRIIGVSVDAEGKPAMRMALQTREQHIRREKATSNICTAQVLLAVMAGSYAVYHGPQRLRAIAERVHGLTKVAATALRWSGCEVTTENYFDTITVKVGDVESLKKSARAAQINLRYYADDEHVGISFDETKTLADVTELLDIFGTKADLDAIADELEITWPERLIRTSEYLTHPVFNTHHTEHDMLRYLKSLEEKDLSLVHSMISLGSCTMKLNATAEMIPVTWPEFGKIHPFAPKDQTLGYQQLFSDLNAWLCEITGFAAMSLQPNSGAQGEYAGLMVIRAYHESRGDSHRNIALIPQSAHGTNPASAVMAGMKVVIVKCDERGNIDVADLRAKADQHSNDLACLMVTYPSTHGVFEESIKEICAIIHEHGGQVYMDGANMNAQVGLTSPATIGADVCHLNLHKTFCIPHGGGGPGMGPIGVAEQLVPFLPGHFTVNSQQPTVPAGNRNSQQLTAGQLPAAYGAVSAAPYGSASILTISYAYIAMMGGEGLTNATKQAILNANYIKARLEGHYETLYTGTNGRAAHEMIIDCRPFKQAAGIEVEDIAKRLMDYGFHAPTVSFPVAGTVMIEPTESESKAELDRFCEAMIAIRNEIREVETGEADRVSNVLKHAPHTATVALADDWNRPYSREKAVYPLPYVRARKFWPSVSRIDSAYGDRNLVCSCIPTDAYAEEVAEA; this is encoded by the coding sequence ATGAAATTGAGCCTTCAGTATCAGGAATCTTTTGAAGATCGCCATCACGGCCAAACCGACTCGGCACAGGCCGACATGCTCCAGACGGTTGGAGTAAGCTCCATCAACGAACTGATCGAACAAACGGTGCCCGAAGCCATCCGGCTGGCCCGCCCGCTCGATTTGCCCGCCCCTAAAACAGAAATGCAGTTTCTGGCCGATTTCAGGAAATTAGCCAGTCAGAACAAAGTCTTCAAATCATACCTCGGAACGGGCTATTACGACACCTTCACGCCGAACGTGATTTTGCGTAATATTCTCGAAAATCCAGCCTGGTACACGGCCTACACGCCCTATCAGGCCGAAATTGCGCAGGGTCGGCTCGAAGCACTGCTCAATTTCCAGACAATGGTATCCGACCTGACGGGTATGGACCTGGCGAATGCGTCGCTGCTCGATGAAGCCACCGCTGCTGCCGAAGCCATGCACATGCTCTATGCCATGCGCCCGGCAACGAAGAAATCGGCCAGCACATTCTTTGTGTCGAAACATTGCCATCCGCAAACTATCGACCTGATTTTCACCCGTGCAACACCCATTGGCATCAAGGTGCTGGTCGGCGATCACCGCACGGTCGATCTGACCAATGGTGATATTTTCGGACTGCTGCTCCAATATCCGGCTTCCAATGGAGACGTTTTTGATTATACCGATCTCATTGCCAGCGCGCATGAGTTGGGCATTACCGTTGCCGTTGCCGCCGATTTGCTCGCCCTGACGCTGCTGACGTCGCCCGGCGAAATGGGTGCTGACGTCGTTGTAGGATCGGCGCAGCGGTTTGGCGTACCGATGGGTTACGGCGGGCCACACGCGGCTTTCTTCGCCACCCGCGACGCTTTCAAGCGGCAGATTCCGGGGCGCATCATCGGCGTATCGGTCGATGCTGAGGGCAAACCTGCCATGCGAATGGCCCTGCAAACCCGCGAACAGCACATCCGGCGCGAAAAAGCTACGTCGAACATCTGCACAGCGCAGGTATTGCTGGCCGTAATGGCGGGCAGCTACGCCGTATATCACGGTCCACAACGGCTTCGGGCCATCGCCGAACGCGTACACGGTCTTACCAAAGTAGCGGCAACGGCCCTGCGCTGGAGTGGCTGCGAGGTAACTACCGAAAACTATTTCGACACCATAACGGTGAAAGTCGGCGATGTCGAATCGTTGAAGAAATCGGCGCGGGCAGCTCAGATCAACCTACGCTATTATGCCGATGACGAACACGTTGGCATTTCATTCGATGAGACAAAAACCCTGGCCGACGTAACCGAACTGCTCGATATTTTCGGAACGAAAGCCGATCTCGACGCCATTGCCGACGAATTAGAAATTACATGGCCCGAACGGCTCATCCGTACCTCGGAATACCTGACGCACCCGGTTTTCAATACGCACCATACCGAACACGACATGCTGCGCTATTTGAAGTCGCTTGAGGAGAAAGACCTTTCGCTGGTGCATTCGATGATTTCGCTGGGTAGCTGCACCATGAAACTCAATGCCACTGCCGAGATGATTCCGGTAACGTGGCCGGAGTTTGGCAAAATCCATCCGTTCGCGCCGAAAGATCAAACGCTTGGCTATCAGCAGTTGTTCAGTGATTTGAACGCCTGGCTGTGCGAAATTACGGGCTTTGCGGCTATGTCGCTGCAACCCAACTCCGGCGCACAGGGCGAATATGCGGGCCTGATGGTGATTCGCGCTTACCATGAAAGCCGGGGCGACAGTCACCGCAACATCGCGCTCATTCCGCAGTCGGCACACGGCACCAACCCCGCCAGCGCGGTTATGGCCGGTATGAAAGTGGTGATTGTAAAGTGCGACGAACGGGGCAACATCGACGTAGCCGATCTCCGCGCCAAAGCCGACCAGCATAGCAACGATCTGGCCTGTTTGATGGTGACGTACCCGTCAACGCATGGCGTTTTTGAAGAAAGCATCAAAGAAATCTGCGCCATTATTCATGAACACGGCGGGCAGGTATACATGGATGGCGCGAACATGAACGCGCAGGTGGGCCTGACCAGCCCGGCCACTATCGGGGCCGACGTGTGCCACCTGAATCTGCACAAAACATTCTGTATTCCGCACGGCGGAGGTGGTCCGGGCATGGGGCCGATTGGCGTAGCCGAGCAATTGGTGCCGTTTTTGCCGGGACACTTTACAGTAAACAGTCAACAGCCAACAGTCCCGGCGGGGAACCGCAACAGTCAACAGCTAACAGCGGGGCAACTACCTGCTGCCTACGGGGCGGTGTCGGCGGCTCCGTATGGCTCAGCCAGTATTCTGACGATTTCGTATGCCTACATTGCCATGATGGGTGGCGAAGGATTGACCAACGCCACAAAGCAGGCCATTCTGAACGCTAATTACATTAAAGCACGGCTGGAAGGTCATTACGAAACGCTATACACCGGCACGAATGGCCGGGCGGCTCACGAGATGATTATTGACTGCCGTCCGTTCAAGCAAGCCGCTGGCATCGAGGTCGAAGATATTGCCAAGCGGCTCATGGACTACGGTTTTCACGCACCAACGGTATCGTTTCCGGTGGCTGGCACGGTGATGATTGAGCCGACCGAATCGGAGTCAAAAGCCGAACTCGACCGTTTCTGCGAGGCTATGATCGCCATCCGCAACGAAATTCGCGAGGTCGAAACCGGCGAGGCCGACCGCGTCAGCAACGTGCTGAAACACGCGCCCCATACCGCAACCGTTGCACTGGCCGACGACTGGAATCGGCCTTACAGCCGCGAGAAGGCCGTTTATCCGCTGCCATACGTTCGCGCCCGCAAGTTCTGGCCAAGTGTTAGCCGCATCGACTCGGCCTATGGCGACCGCAATCTTGTTTGCTCGTGCATCCCGACCGATGCGTATGCCGAAGAAGTAGCGGAAGCGTAG